From Toxorhynchites rutilus septentrionalis strain SRP chromosome 2, ASM2978413v1, whole genome shotgun sequence, a single genomic window includes:
- the LOC129766306 gene encoding uncharacterized protein K02A2.6-like, producing MPLPQPPVPPGSNMDQPFKETILQLLSNQQALMTQLADQMANIQGNVQNTNQNELVLDSLASNITEFAYDLEKDCSFESWFSRYADLFEKDASKLDDGAKVRLLLRKLNPAAHERYSSFILPKLSKEFTFEETIAKLKTIFGSPVSTFHRRVNRACVDFKLQELKEDQFKALIYVCGLKSAKDADIRMRLLSKINETQDITLEKIVEECMINLKKDTSLIGRQVASTATTVATQAVRSSSPHRNQHKKKFGGNKSDTPKTPCWSCGGMHFSSECSFKTHKCRDCGRTGHKEGYCSCFTFKSGSKSSKGKQKNNKYHAARIVTVNNVSRSRRYVETAINGVPIKMQLDSGSDITIISRQNWINVGAPRTSPPDCQVQTASGDRLSIEAMFRATYTIGETHKEGSDLMDEFGLWDVPFSSFCKLVGSQQPDQLVLELKAEFPDVFTNRMGLCTKTQVHFNLKSDAQPVFKPKRPVSYNMEAVVDDELKRLEDLGIITPVTYADWAAPIVVVRKPDRSVRICADFSTGLNSALETNSYPLPLPEDIFKRMANCTMFSHIDLSDAYLQVEIDEESRKFATINTHKGLYRFNRLSPGIKCAPGAFQQIMDAMLSGIPCTSPYLDDILVGGRTAEEHKQNLYRVLQRLQEYGFTVKFDKCKFFMHQVKYLGQLLDTEGIRPDPDKVKAIVNMPPPHDVPTLRSYLGAINYYGKYIREMRTLRQPLDELLKEGTSYQWSNVCQRSFDRFKEILQSPLMLTHYNPRLQIVVSADASNVGIGARIAHRFPDGSEKAIYHASRSLTPAESRYSQIEKEALGLVYAVTKFHRMIYGRQFVLQTDHKPLLAIFGSKRGIPPYTANRLQRWALTMLLYDFRIEYVSTDHFGHADILSRLINSHIKPDEDYIIASLEVESVICNIVCHSIEYLPISYKTIADDTCEDQTLQKVMEFVQKGWPSEVKSLSGTPEVQQFFARRDSLYVAHKVLMYSDRIVVPKKLQQKVLQQLHRGHPGIDRMRSLARNFVYWPNIDDQITALVRACQECASVAKADTKTKLESWPTSEKPWQRVHADFAGPINDTYFLLVVDSFSKWPEIIPTKHITTTATVSSLREIRYAGSTGNR from the exons ATGCCGTTACCACAACCACCGGTGCCACCAGGCAGCAACATGGATCAACCGTTCAAGGAAACGATCTTACAACTGCTTTCCAACCAACAGGCACTAATGACCCAGTTGGCGGATCAGATGGCAAACATTCAAGGGAATGTCCAGAACACCAACCAGAATGAGCTAGTGCTAGATTCCTTAGCGAGTAATATTACCGAGTTTGCTTACGATCTAGAGAAAGACTGCTCGTTCGAGTCATGGTTCAGCAGATATGCGGATCTGTTCGAGAAAGACGCTTCCAAACTAGACGACGGCGCGAAGGTACGGCTATTGCTTCGCAAGCTCAACCCGGCAGCACACGAAAGGTACAGTTCATTCATTCTTCCCAAGCTCTCAAAGGAATTCACCTTCGAGGAGACGATTGCCAAGTTGAAAACCATTTTCGGCAGTCCGgtttccacttttcatcgccg AGTCAATCGAGCATGTGTGGATTTCAAGCTGCAGGAGCTAAAAGAGGATCAGTTTAAGGCACTAATTTATGTGTGCGGGTTGAAATCAGCAAAGGACGCGGACATCCGGATGCGCCTGCTGTCAAAAATCAACGAGACACAGGACATCACGCTGGAGAAGATAGTGGAGGAGTGCATGATCAATTTGAAGAAAGACACTTCGCTGATCGGACGTCAGGTTGCCTCCACTGCTACGACTGTTGCTACGCAAGCTGTTCGATCCAGTTCTCCCCATCGTAACCAGCACAAGAAGAAGTTTGGTGGTAACAAATCCGACACACCGAAGACACCGTGTTGGTCCTGCGGTGGAATGCATTTTTCCAGCGAATGCAGCTTTAAGACACACAAGTGCCGTGATTGTGGTCGTACCGGCCATAAAGAGGGGTACTGTTCCTGTTTTACATTCAAGTCCGGTTCGAAATCGTCCAAGGGGAAgcagaaaaacaacaaatacCACGCAGCCAGGATTGTAACTGTCAATAACGTCTCACGAAGTCGGCGCTACGTGGAGACAGCGATAAACGGAGTTCCAATAAAAATGCAGCTGGATTCGGGCTCAGACATAACCATCATATCCAGGCAGAACTGGATCAATGTCGGGGCACCACGGACGTCCCCGCCGGACTGTCAAGTACAAACAGCTTCCGGGGACAGACTAAGCATCGAGGCTATGTTCCGAGCTACCTATACCATTGGCGAAACCCACAAGGAAG GCTCAGATCTAATGGATGAGTTTGGGCTCTGGGATGTACCGTTTTCGTCATTCTGCAAGCTGGTTGGTAGTCAACAACCAGACCAGCTGGTACTCGAACTAAAGGCCGAATTCCCCGATGTGTTCACCAATCGCATGGGACTCTGCACTAAAACACAAGTGCATTTCAACCTTAAGTCAGACGCTCAGCCGGTATTCAAGCCCAAGCGGCCAGTTTCGTACAACATGGAGGCCGTAGTTGATGACGAGTTGAAGCGGCTTGAAGATTTAGGCATCATCACACCAGTGACCTATGCAGATTGGGCAGCTCCCATCGTAGTGGTCCGCAAGCCAGATCGGTCAGTGCGAATTTGTGCGGATTTTTCTACTGGTTTAAATAGCGCACTTGAAACGAACAGCTATCCACTTCCACTCCCGGAAGACATATTCAAACGAATGGCGAATTGTACGATGTTTAGTCACATCGATTTGTCAGATGCTTATCTGCAAGTAGAGATCGATGAGGAAAGCAGGAAGTTCGCTACCATTAACACCCACAAGGGGCTGTACCGTTTCAACAGACTTTCTCCCGGTATAAAATGTGCACCCGGTGCTTTCCAGCAGATTATGGATGCCATGCTCAGTGGAATTCCTTGTACATCTCCGTACCTCGACGATATTCTTGTCGGTGGTCGCACCGCCGAGGAGCACAAGCAGAACCTGTACCGTGTCTTGCAACGTCTACAAGAGTATGGATTCACGGTAAAGTTCGACAAGTGCAAATTCTTCATGCATCAAGTAAAGTACTTGGGCCAGCTGTTGGACACCGAAGGCATTCGTCCGGACCCGGATAAGGTGAAGGCAATCGTCAATATGCCTCCTCCTCACGACGTTCCCACACTTCGATCCTACTTGGGTGCGATAAATTATTATGGGAAGTACATCCGAGAAATGCGTACCCTACGTCAACCGCTGGATGAGTTGCTCAAAGAGGGTACCAGCTACCAGTGGTCCAATGTCTGTCAACGTTCTTTTGACCGATTCAAGGAAATTCTCCAGTCTCCGCTTATGCTAACGCACTATAATCCTCGACTACAAATAGTTGTATCAGCAGATGCATCGAATGTGGGCATTGGTGCTCGCATTGCACATCGTTTTCCTGATGGATCAGAGAAGGCAATCTATCACGCATCCCGAAGTCTGACGCCAGCGGAGTCCCGCTATAGCCAGATCGAGAAGGAAGCCCTGGGTCTGGTATACGCCGttacaaaatttcaccgaatgATCTATGGGAGACAGTTTGTTCTACAGACCGATCACAAACCACTCCTAGCGATTTTTGGATCAAAGCGTGGGATTCCTCCGTACACAGCCAACCGTCTTCAAAGGTGGGCCCTCACTATGCTTCTGTACGACTTCCGCATCGAATATGTTTCCACGGATCACTTCGGGCATGCAGACATCCTTTCTCGTCTAATCAACTCACACATCAAACCAGACGAGGACTACATAATCGCGTCGCTGGAAGTCGAAAGTGTCATCTGCAACATTGTCTGCCACTCTATCGAATATCTTCCCATCTCTTACAAAACGATAGCGGACGATACCTGTGAGGATCAGACTCTGCAGAAGGTCATGGAGTTTGTGCAAAAGGGTTGGCCATCTGAAGTTAAGTCTCTCTCCGGAACACCGGAGGTCCAGCAGTTCTTCGCTCGTAGAGATTCACTGTACGTCGCTCACAAAGTCCTGATGTACAGTGACCGGATTGTAGTCCCGAAGAAATTGCAGCAGAAGGTACTTCAGCAACTGCACAGAGGGCACCCAGGCATCGATCGGATGCGTTCACTGGCCCggaattttgtttattggccaaaCATTGATGATCAAATCACCGCGCTAGTTCGTGCTTGTCAGGAGTGTGCCTCGGTCGCAAAAGCAGACACCAAGACGAAACTCGAGTCGTGG